One Cygnus atratus isolate AKBS03 ecotype Queensland, Australia chromosome 21, CAtr_DNAZoo_HiC_assembly, whole genome shotgun sequence genomic region harbors:
- the RNF207 gene encoding RING finger protein 207: MAGGIFSPLGSCSELEKGAWHPLVCLLCHEPFQHPCLLDCYHNFCASCLRGRAADGRLRCPLCGHPSVVRGGTGLPPVDRLLQFLVDSSADGEEDVQCANCDRRCAKADLDAMCFCNTCSQPLCAPCREETHRAKVFARHEIVSLSKRTKDIHKKCPLHEEPYIMFSTEKKSMLCINCFRDMQGESRAHCIDIETAYVQGCEKLDQAVMAVKELQTSTREAIVLLKAMIEEVRNSASQEETAINALFSGMQEQLSERKKALLKAVQSQHEEKEKAFKEQLAHLASLLPTLQVHLVICSAFLSSANKAEFLDLGYQLMERLQRIVKLPHRLRPAQTSKINTEYRAEFARCLEPLLMLTPRRSVVGSAGGIGPGIAGTNMIPVGQSSKTLIVPGCPPSGDKMSTGSMVRKPTLHRYISTKVLLAEGRETPFAEHCRNYENTYRMLQTEIQGLKDQVQELHRDLTKHHSLIRTEIMSEILQKSLQMDVQIAAHYSSVEMMRSVFEEVWEETYQRVANEQEIYEAQLHDLLQLRQENSCLTTITKQIAPYVRSIAKVKERLEPRLQEPREPKDEHTQTLLRIDDNSEAAQRDGSPGSKESRERALGSRGGGRTPTLAPEDPLLKNEERCRSKQKSRTESTAREDPGASS; the protein is encoded by the exons ATGGCCGGCGGCATCTTCTCCCCGCTGGGGAGCTGCTCGGAGCTGGAGAAGGGCGCCTGGCACCCGCTGGTGTGCCTGCTGTGCCACGAGCCCTTCCAGCACCCCTGCCTGCTCGACTGCTACCACAACTTCTGCGCCAGCTGCCTGCGCGGCCGCGCCGCCGACGGCCGCCTGCGCTGCCCCCTCTGCGG GCACCCCTCGGTGGTgagggggggcacggggctgccccCCGTGGACCGGCTCCTGCAGTTCCTCGTGGACAGCTCGGCCGACGGCGAGGAGGACGTGCAGTGCGCCAACTGCGACCGGCGCTGCGCCAAGGCG GATCTGGACGCCATGTGCTTCTGCAacacctgcagccagcccctctGCGCCCCGTGCCGCGAGGAGACCCACCGCGCCAAGGTCTTCGCCCGCCACGAGATCGTTTCCCTCTCCAAGCGCACCAAGGACATCCACAAGAAGTGCC CGCTGCACGAGGAGCCCTACATCATGTTCTCCACCGAGAAGAAGTCCATGCTCTGCATCAACTGCTTCAGGGACATGCAGGG GGAGAGCCGGGCGCACTGCATCGACATCGAGACGGCGTACGTGCAGGGCTGCGAGAAGCTGGACCAGGCGGTGATG GCGGTGAAGGAGCTGCAGACGTCCACGCGCGAGGCCATCGTCCTCCTCAAGGCCATGATCGAGGAGGTGCGCAACAGCGCCAGCCAGGAGGAGACGGCCATCAACGCCCTCTTCAGCGGCATGCAG gagcagctctccGAGAGAAAGAAGGCGCtcctgaaagctgtgcagag CCAGCacgaggagaaggagaaggcgTTCAAGGAGCAGCTCGCCCACCTcgcctccctgctgcccaccctgcag GTCCACCTGGTGATCTGCTCGGCCTTCCTGAGCTCCGCCAACAAAGCCGAGTTCCTGGACCTGGGCTAC CAACTGAtggagaggctgcagaggaTCGTGAAGCTGCCCCACCGCCTGCGGCCGGCCCAGACCAGCAAG ATCAACACCGAGTACCGGGCGGAGTTCGCCCGCTGCCTGGAGCCCCTGCTGATGCTCACCCCTCGCCGCTCCGTGGTGGGCAGCGCCGGTGGCATCGGGCCTGGCATCGCCGGCACAAACAT GATCCCCGTCGGCCAGTCCTCCAAGACCCTCATCGTGCCCGGCTGCCCCCCCAGCGGCGATAAGATGTCCACGGGCTCCATGGTGCGGAAGCCGACGCTGCACCGGTACATCAGCACCAAGGTCCTGCTGGCCGAGGGGCGCGAGACGCCCTTCGCCGAGCACTGCCGCAACTACGAGAACACCTACCGG ATGCTGCAGACGGAGATCCAGGGCCTGAAGGAccaggtgcaggagctgcaccGCGACCTCACCAAGCACCACTCCCTCATCCGGACAGAGATCATGAGCGAGATCCTGCAGAAGTCGCTGCAGATGGACGTGCAGATCGCGGCCCACTACTCCTCGGTGGAGATGATGCGCAGCGTGTTCGAGGAG GTCTGGGAGGAGACGTACCAGAGGGTGGCGAACGAGCAGGAGATCTACGAAG cccagctccacgacctgctgcagctgcggCAGGAGAACAGCTGCCTGACCACCATCACCAAGCAGATCGCGCCCTACGTCCGCTCCATCGCCAAGGTGAAGGAGCGGCTGGAGCCCAG gctgcaggagccccgGGAGCCCAAGGACGAGCACACGCAGACGCTGCTCAGGATCGACGACAACAGCGAGGCAGCACAAAG GGACGGCTCACCCGGCAGCAAGGAGAGCAGGGAGCGGGCCCTGGGGAGCCGAGGTGGCGGCCGCACGCCCACCCTCGCCCCCGAGGACCCGCTCCTGAAGAACGAGGAGCGCTGCCgaagcaagcagaaaagcaggacCGAGAGCACCGCTCGGGAAGACCCCGGGGCTTCGAGCTGA
- the RPL22 gene encoding 60S ribosomal protein L22: protein MAPVKKPAAKGGKKKKQVLKFTLDCTHPVEDGIMDAANFEQFLQERIKVNGKAGNLGGGVVTIERSKSKITVTSEVPFSKRYLKYLTKKYLKKNNLRDWLRVVANSKESYELRYFQINQDEEEEEEED, encoded by the exons ATGGCGCCCGTG AAGAAGCCGGCAGCGAAAGGtggcaaaaaaaagaagcaggtgCTGAAGTTCACGCTGGACTGCACGCACCCCGTGGAGGACGGCATCATGGACGCTGCCAACTTC GAGCAGTTCCTGCAGGAGAGGATCAAGGTGAATGGGAAGGCCGGTAACCTGGGCGGGGGCGTAGTGACTATCGAGAGGAGCAAGAGCAAGATCACTGTTACTTCAGAGGTTCCTTTCTCAAAGAG GTACCTCAAGTACCTGACCAAGAAGTACCTGAAGAAGAACAACCTGCGCGACTGGCTGCGCGTGGTCGCCAACAGCAAGGAGAGCTATGAACTGCGGTACTTCCAGATCAAccaggacgaggaggaggaggaggaggaggactaA